Part of the Subtercola frigoramans genome, CACTCGACCACGCTGTCGAGTTCCTCGCAGCCCCAGGCGAACCCCAACCGGTGGCGGGCCCTGTTCGTTCTCTCGCTCACGCAACTCGTGGTCGTTCTCGACGGCACCATCGTCAACATCGCCCTGCCCCAGGCCCAGCTCGATCTCGGCCTGACCGACACCGAACGCCAGTGGGTCGTCACCGCCTACGCTCTGGCCTTCGGCTCGCTGCTGCTGCTCGGTGGCCGCATCGCCGACTACTGGGGCAGGCGTCGCACCTTCATGGTGGGGATGATCGGCTTCGGTGCGGCGTCAGTGCTCGGTGGCCTCACCCAGAGCGGTACCGAACTCATCATTGCCCGAGGTCTTCAGGGCGCATTCGCGGCCATGCTCGCCCCGGCGGCACTGGCTCTGCTGACCGTGACCTTCACGCACGGCAAGGAGCGCAACACCGCCTTCGCCGTCTTCGGCACTGTCGCCGGTGCGGGCGCAGCAGTCGGCCTCGTGCTGGGCGGCGTGCTCACCGAGTTCGCAAGCTGGCGCTGGTGCCTCCTGGTGAACGTCTTCTTCGTGATCGTCGGGCTCGTCGGCGCTCTGCTGTTCATCGCCGAGAGCAAGGCAGAGGGCGACAATCGGTACGACATCCTCGGGGCGATCACCGTCACCCTCGGTCTCGGTTCGCTGGTGTACGGCTTCAGCCTCGCCGAGACGGGGTGGGGTACGCCCCAGACCATCGGGTTCCTGGCTGCCGGAGTGGGCCTGCTCGTGCTCTTCGTGGTTGTCGAGTCGAAGGTTGCGCAACCCTTGTTGCCCCTGCGGGTCGTGGTGAACCGTGTTCGCGGTGGCGCCTTTCTCATGCAGGCCATCGCCGGCAGCGTCATGATCGGAGCGATGCTGTACCTGACTTTCCA contains:
- a CDS encoding MFS transporter, with the translated sequence MSSSAHSTTLSSSSQPQANPNRWRALFVLSLTQLVVVLDGTIVNIALPQAQLDLGLTDTERQWVVTAYALAFGSLLLLGGRIADYWGRRRTFMVGMIGFGAASVLGGLTQSGTELIIARGLQGAFAAMLAPAALALLTVTFTHGKERNTAFAVFGTVAGAGAAVGLVLGGVLTEFASWRWCLLVNVFFVIVGLVGALLFIAESKAEGDNRYDILGAITVTLGLGSLVYGFSLAETGWGTPQTIGFLAAGVGLLVLFVVVESKVAQPLLPLRVVVNRVRGGAFLMQAIAGSVMIGAMLYLTFHLQIVLGLSPLAAGLATLPLPIAITGVAPLATRLLASIGPRPLMIVGPIIVAAGLFYLSFITADGNYFAQVLPGMVLMGMGMALIFIPLQNVALSGIAPHEAGAASATVNAAMQIGGSLGLSIFTAIYVSTSENAAITTPGLPSLTAGYSAIFVASAIAMLVAAVIAAVFIRGAKSELMPSSGSDSVIHLG